The window TATGCATGGAGTATGAGGTACCAGAGTTGGTGATGGATGAGAACCTTCGTGTTGCGGCCAAAAAGCCAATTGAGCGGATGCTGGAAATTTCCAGGGCAGCCGGATTGATAGGATAATACTATAGCGCCTTAAAGGCGCTTTTTTTAATTCATGATTGCTTATGAAAGTTTGCTGGACCATTTTATTTTTTCTCCTGCCCTTTCTTAGTTTAGGTCAGGCCTTAAAGCCAGGTTTTGACGTGAAGGAATACCAGGAGATCTTAGGTTTGATTGATAACCAGAATGCCTTCTTTGATACCCTAAGTAAGCGGATACCGGTTGGGGAGGGGTACAAATTCGTGTATAAAAGTTCGGAGGTTGGTTTAAAGAACCAATGGAATTATTGGCGTCGCGATGATGGAACAGGTGTTGTGGTGATTAGGGGTACTGTTCCAGACCAGGTTAGTTGGTTGGAGAATTTTTATGCTGCCATGATACCTGCAAAAGGAAAACTTCAGATCAATGACAGTACCGTGTTTGAATACCAGTTTGCTGATGATAGCCGAGCTGCGGTTCATGTTGGCTGGACTATAGGTGTGGCCCATATTGGACCTGCTATTGCCAAAATGATGGAGGAAGAATATAAGAATGGGATAACGGATTTTATCATCTGTGGCCATAGTCAGGGAGGTGCCCTTTCTTATTTGGTCAGGAGTTACCTTGAATATAAGTTACCGTTCAGGAAGGATATCAGGTTAAAGACTTATTGCAGTGCAGCTCCCAAGCCTGGTAACCTTTATTTCGCCTATGATTTCGATTTTATGAATAAGGGTGGTTGGGCATTCCGGGTGGTTAATGCTGCTGATTGGGTACCGGAGACGGCATTTTCCATCCAAACCTTAAAAGATATGAATCCTGTTAATCCATTTATGGATGTTACCAGTTCGCTTAAAAGCCAGAAGGCTTTAGTAAGGTGGTATCTGAAAGGCGTTTACAATAAGATGAACAGGTCAACCTTAAAGGCTGAAAAGAAATACCGAAAGTACCTTGGTGATATGGTAAATAAGCAGATCAGGAAGGTGCTTCCTCAATTGAAGGAACCTGATTACGTCAATAGTTTAAGTTATATGCCTGCTGGTGTGCAAGTTGTTCTACCCAATGAACCAGCTTATTTCGAGA is drawn from Flavihumibacter rivuli and contains these coding sequences:
- a CDS encoding lipase family protein, coding for MKVCWTILFFLLPFLSLGQALKPGFDVKEYQEILGLIDNQNAFFDTLSKRIPVGEGYKFVYKSSEVGLKNQWNYWRRDDGTGVVVIRGTVPDQVSWLENFYAAMIPAKGKLQINDSTVFEYQFADDSRAAVHVGWTIGVAHIGPAIAKMMEEEYKNGITDFIICGHSQGGALSYLVRSYLEYKLPFRKDIRLKTYCSAAPKPGNLYFAYDFDFMNKGGWAFRVVNAADWVPETAFSIQTLKDMNPVNPFMDVTSSLKSQKALVRWYLKGVYNKMNRSTLKAEKKYRKYLGDMVNKQIRKVLPQLKEPDYVNSLSYMPAGVQVVLPNEPAYFEKYVFTGKNIFVHHGLRPYLELSGKYYLNN